The Panicum hallii strain FIL2 chromosome 5, PHallii_v3.1, whole genome shotgun sequence genome contains the following window.
ATTGACAAACTAACCTCAACTGGAGCATCCTTTTGCAATTTCAGAATATCATCTCCAAATACAGTGAGGACACTCATCTCAAGGGTCTCATCAGCTGTATTAGAGTCAGCTGAAGGAACATCTGATGACAACACGCGCCCACAAGAACCAACAAGAAAGGTTTCATACACGTCCGCAACCTCCTTCCAGAAACGAGCTCTAGAAAGTCTATATGAATTCACATCACTTTTGCAATCGGCATTGTCCTGCCTCACCTCACCGGTCACAACACGATTGAAGCATTCAGCAGATATTCTCCAAAGGGTACCCCTTGGGTTGTCTCTCCTTGTATTCATGCACCTAAGTAGGAAACTTTCAGAGTCAGCATACAGGACCACTCGTTATTTAGAATCTGCATTGTTTAAACGATTTTGACATGgaaataaaaaataagtatAAAACAGTTCTGCTGTTCTGCAATGAGCGTAGAGCCTTCTTGATAAGTGAATGTATTCTTACTTTTGCATTATGATATCAATTAAAAGGAAATTACCTCCCAAGACCATGAATGACTTCTGGAGAGGCACTAAACCTTTCACTTGGTGGAGCCTCCAGAAAAAGATTGACAATAATCGGCACAAGCTTTTCTACAAACAGAATACCCCAACCACAGCTCACTGCACTATCCAGTTTTGTACCGCTGCCATTGAGCCTACTTCGTTCAACTGTAACCATAGCAAATTACACACATATTTCTCAACAAGAAATATATTTTCTCAGATTATGCAACACTATACATAAAATATCATAACATGCCTTACCAAGGGTACGCTTTGCACCGTCTACCGGCACACCGGAATTCTGATCATGTATTTGTCTATTATTTTTCTGGAGGGGCCCTTCTTGACCATTAAGATAGCATAACAGCTCAAGGAGGAGAGGCGTCCACATGGAGGACAATATAGCCGTCGGGCGTAGCATAGGAATGATTTCCAATATACCTCGTTGTACAGCAGGGATACTACCCTAAAGTATAAAAGAGTAATTTAGACAACAAATTCAACACTGGACCAAACCCAATTTGAAAGTATGAAAGTTATCAGGATAGAAGCATAAAAAAAGAAACAGGTTCCAAGACTGTCTACGAGAAGAAAATAGTTTAAGGATTATCTAGTGCTGTATTTTCATGTCCAGTTTTCACACAAACCAGATCTGTAGGATAAGAAGCATGTTCCGAGAAACTTATATGGTTAGACCCCGTATTCTGGCAAAATATATATATCAATAAAAATGCATGCACAGGTATACCAGTTCACTATCATAATCAGTAGGAGTCATGGTAGCCTTAATCATCAGATGCATAATTGCCATGAGCCTTAGATACATCTCATCATTAAACAGAGATTGTGCTTGAACGTAAAGATCACCTGCAGGAGTGAAACATAATTAATAGCTCGTTGCATTATCTGATGCTTGTAGGATAAAACAGGAAGTCATAAATTACCAAGACCACGGAGGACCTCTTGCTTCACTTTGTCAGTTGAGTCATTCTTAAAATTGGGTGAAGTTTGAAGAACAAGTTCATAAATATCAAGAACAGATTTGACATATGAAGATTCCAGATTTCCCTGAAAAAAACATATCCATGAAACATGTATTTATGATGCTTTCATTATCTAAATAATATCTGAAATGTATGACTGGTCCAATGCATTCAATTTCAACCACAGTAATAATAAGCACTTTTCAGGTAATAAGTTAATAACAATTAATTTTCCAGTGAAATACTCCCTCTGGTTGGCAAAACATGTCGTTTCCGACCAGGCTTGCTTAACAAAATTACCTGCTTGCTCCAGTCAGAACAAATGTTTTGTCGACTCGGAGGGAGTACAGATCAAGTATTGTTCAGATATAATAAAAACCAAATATAAGCCAGTGCATTGGTAACTTGTAAGTCAATTTATCCGTTATCATGTAACTACATTTCCTAACAGATTGCATTCCAGTAATGGTGGCTAGTGCCAGCATACAAGGCTGCACAATCTCGACAAAAACTGTCCATTAGTTTCAAAATTAGTAACCTCTTGACTTGTTTGGGAAAGAAGTACCAAAGGACACTGTTTGCTGGTATGCCAATACTTGAATACATTTATGAGAAATCATGGTTTTGTTATTCACTTATTTCTGAAGTTAGTCTGCTCAATTAAGACATTTAACAGAGTTCAAACAAAGTGAGCACTATACTAAATTACAAACCACAGGTGATTTGAGCTTCTAGACCTGGCTAACTTGTTTAACACCATTGCACCTTTTGGGCCAAGGCCCATGTTAATTTTTCATACTTTTTTTTCTTGTACAAATTGATACTTGTTCACATAAATTtcttaaaaagaaaaaaaatagggATAATGCAGTGAAATTGGCATGACACGTAGGTATTCTCCCTAACAATAATAAGCAGATACTTATGGTGAATAAAGCAAGCAGGCCTGCAGGGCAGATTAAGTCGCTCCTACCAGACAAGGTAAAAAGTATAAGTTGACAATTCTAGAGAGAAATTGTTGGGGCGCAGGAGAGTACCTTTGGACAATTTGCGCCAACAAATGTCTGCAAGCAATTTATGGCAGCAAGAGCAACCTCCTTGCTACCATGTAAGATGCTATTTTTTATGAAATCAAGTAAAAGTACCCAACCTGAACATATTTCCATACAATGAAACGTTACTTGAAATTTAATAACAGATTACAGACATACGTACGGAAGGCAGTGCAAGAAAAGTTTACCAGATGAAAATTTGCTCAATTGTTGGAGGAAAGGGAAAAAAGAACGCAAAAGCCGTGCTATACCACCTAGTACAAGGACAATAGTTTCATCCCATTGCTTTTGTGCTGTATTTCGACTGCAAAAACAAAGAAGTAAATTAGAAGAAAGACGGAGGTAACTCCATGAGTAGGCAATTAGCAAGGATAAGAAACACTTTTTTCAATCCTGGACTTCAAACCTCTTATCCTCGCAGCAGGTAATTCGCTGATTTAAGATTTGAAAAGGTGTGCAAACTCAAAAAGAATGCAGAGCAATTAACCCTACAGGGAATGCAGAAGCTAGAAGCTAATATCTAGGTGTATTCCTAATGAAGCTAACGATCATAAATTATTGAAGTTCTAGTGAAGCCCCCCAAAACTTAAGTCAATTAATGTTCCCCTAGATCAATTTACAAAGCTCACAGCACTTGATCCTTTCTTTTCTGATAAGCACTAGTTTGTGGTTTCATATTCAGTTAATAGCCAACACCAATTGTTTATGGTTCTCTGAAAAAAATTAAACCTGTGATGGATAAGCATATGAACAGCTTTGCCTGCCCGAGTTCCTAGCTCCTTCCCTTGCCACTCATCTCGAGATGAGGTAGATGCCTGAAAAAGAAGGTTTAGACTAATTAACATCAGAGGAGATTCATGGGAAGGATCAAATACCTACTTGTGACATTAACTTACCAAGTGGGAAACATGCTCTAACATAGGGAAAACATATAACCACAGACAATCCTCCCACATACTTTTAGAAAGCTTTTGGCCATGAGTGCTGAGAGTCTGAAAGAGAGTCCTAACAGCCGAGTTCCGAACCTTGAGATAGAAAGAAAAACATAATTGGCATAAGTTTGTACAACAATGTTATTGGCAGCGAGAAAATTTGTGCCTGCCTAATATTCAATTGAAATTTTCTTCAAGAAAAAGTCAAACTAAAACTATTTTCGTGATAGGAATAAGAAGTGTACGTTGTATTTGTGATGCGCATACATAGGATGCCAAGGTTACCATGAATTTCTAGTATTACAGCACAACGGCAGTACCATACAGAGATCACCAATCATTCAATGAGCTACTAAAAAATTGCTCGACTATATCACGGGTGTTCATGCACAGAACAGATGGTTTGCTGAGAAGATGTACCTCAGGACGATCATCTGAACCCAATTTCTGGAGGACAGAAAAAACTGAAAAGAAAAGTTTATTATAATCAACAACTTGTTTCGGGGAAACTTGCTTGATGTTTGTCTCTTTAAATGTGGCACCCAACTGAGCCTCTGCAAAGCAAAACAAGAGCTACGTATTATTAGTGATGCACGAAATCAGGGAGGGGGAAGTATGCGTGGTGATTACACACCTTCATTCATGTGATTAGCTTGCTCAACAGACTTGCTGATTAATCCCTTCACAACAAAATCAGTAGCAGTCCACAAAAGGCCAACTGCTGTTAAACTTATGTTTATTTCAGTTTTCTGGGTACCATATGCTCCAGTTACCAAAATGCATCTGCATTTGTTGACACAAGAAAGTTTAAGAAAATTGCAACAAATAGTAAAAAAAAATATACAACTCATTTCCAAGATGAGGATAAAACTCTTGTGAACTGAATATAAATTTTCCTTTCAGAGCCTTACTGAGAAGCCAAGCTGGAATTTTCTTCTTACCCTTGTTTTTGTTAACTAACCCTCTATTTCAAACGGGGTTTGTTTAACCGGCCAATTCAATCAGTCATGATTGACACAGAAAGCACAAAAAAAATCTAGATAAATGCAGCAAATGATGGCGATTGGCAAATGATATTGAGATCACTGGTCAGGCCCTGATCTTGTGTCCAAATAACTATGGCATAGACAGGATGTCTATAAGTCTATTTGTCAGTGCAGTTTACCAATTTAAGATACTCAATATCATCATATACTTCGTGTGTAGGGAGTATACCAGTCGAGGGTTATTGCATCTGTAATTTGTACATCTGACAGCCTTAAGTACTTTTAGTGTCCATTCAGTTAACATAAGCAAACTATTCTAAGGCCCTGTTTGTTTCAGCTTCTGTCGGCTTCTGCTTATCAGAAGCCAAAAGCTGGAACAAACAGCCTGATTCTTGAAGTGGATTTTGGAAGCCAAGAGCTGCATTTGTATTAGAAGCCAGAAGAGGTCTTGAGGAGCTTTGCTGGTTCCCGTGGGATTGATTTGTTAGGGGTATCACATGTAACATTTCATTCATGCAAAAGCCAATCCAAAAAAACAAACAAGCCCCAAGGTGTAGTATGTGAATTTTTCTGAATCATCATTCTTCAGGATTTATGTGGGTGACAATAGTTTATGAAAGATCCATACTTTATGGTCTGCCTTTCAATGAAATTGTAAGGAAGCCAAGACTTGAAATAATTTAATTTAGTTTTCCTTTTCAAATTGGAATTTACTTTCATGTTAACTAGTCTTACAAAACAAGACATGCCATCTATGAAACGAAAGAAACACCAACATGTTATTTACTAACTGTTGAATGGGTACTTTTACATGAAAAAAAGTGGCGTAATTGGCAGCATCAGTTATGCAAGGATGATAAGCTGCAAATCACCAAGTTAAACCGGCAAGAGCCATGGTGACAGACTACACAGCATATTCAACAGTCTCAAGTATTATGTATACTGTCACTCCACCAAAGACTGCTTCAATGAAACCGATCCAACTTAAAATTGTTACTATCTGTCAAGTCATAGAATCCAAGGAGATACTAATACATGTTTTCTTCCTATTTTTCCATGGTTCTGTTTTGTTTTGAAATAACCAGGGAAAAACCTGGAGAAAAGGTCCTCTCATAGGCAACAAATACGTTGCTATTTTTTAGCAAAGTGAGAATATTAGCAAGAGGAAACATTACTAAAAACAGTGGATTCGAGAGACTTACTCATCAAGGCATTCCACAGGTATAGTTGCCAGTCCTTCATTCATTATTACACGTATGCTCTGCAAATTAAATGGTTGTGTTGAAGCATCTATAAAGGGCATGGTACAACTTATATGCTAGTAACAGAGCATTAAGATGAACAAATGAGCACTTGACATTTATTATCCTTTTGTTTAACTAAAATGACCAGTACAAACAAAATCAGTGTTCAAGTTCATAAATGTTCCCCACTGTATCTTAGTTGCGTATTTAAAACAGCTTTTAGAGGACAAAATTAGTTTATCAgtactttttttaaaaaaaatgcttctttggtcctccattcTAGAGTTGAGCAATATAGTCCCATAATTCCATTCGACTTCCATAGTCCAATGTAGGCAAAAATATAACAGGCCCGAGCAGCTATGCAAGAGGGGAACTTCCCACAGAGAAATCATATCATGCTAAACATAGCAAAGAGTAATTTAGCAATTTTACCTGAAAGCCTAAGGAGATGAGATCTTTTTCTGATGCATTGGTAACCATCCTGGAAGAAAAGATGTATGTAAGCAACCAGTAAATGCCAAATAAAAACATATACCATGGAATGAATGAATATTGGTGACACCTTAACATATGAAGAATGCTGGGCCAGCTATATGACAACTTTTCTCCATGTCTCTGAAACAATACAGGTAAGAAGATATTGTCTGATGCCCGCAGTGAAAAGCATATACAAGAAAATAAGTACCTCAAGAACATGCAAAAGAATCTTTAGTGCACCCATTTGAACATCAACATTCTTGTTGGAGGAATAGAGGATCACCAATGGAGATAAAACTGCATACTCAAATGATACAGTTTCACTTTCATTGACCATCTACCAAGCACATGAGCAGAAATGTCAGACAAATCGCATAAGCAGAGCAAACAGCTGAGTAAAATTATCGAGCCCTTACTTGGCTTTCTTGAAACTGATGAGGTGCTGAACTGATGCCTTGAAATTTTTCAGAACCCACTACTGAACAAATTGATTGATCCAATGAATCCAGAGCCATACTTCGTAATTGTGGGTTGGAGCAATTGGCAAGCTGCAAGTGTTGCCATGACCAAGATCATCATGGTGTTACATAAACGGAGAGAAAACTACCACTGGATAATACTGCTACCTCAAGATGATGAGCAGCAATTTGATCCCATATCGGCTCAACTCCTGAACAGGATAAATAACAAAAATAATCAATAGCAGGATTACAAAAAATTGTGGTGTCAATTAGATTTATCTCCTAAATATGCTCCACATCAATTACACCACACAGAAAAGACTAATGATCAAGTTCACCAATGATCTGATCTTCCTAAATCCAGTGCTCATTCATTCACATGAACTATGTCATCAGTAACAATTTACTATGTGGATATCTCATGCAACCGCATGCTCCTCAATAAATTACCAATGCCACACAGAATGGACAAAATGAGATGTCTCACAAGCACAAATATAGATGATATCAACTGCAAATTACGCTCATCCTTTGAAATTCGAAAAGCAGAAATCCAGCAAA
Protein-coding sequences here:
- the LOC112893244 gene encoding protein MON2 homolog isoform X2, with translation MTSLRTNVELEGEAGEPSFRRLVLRLVSHVIRLYSSSLVTESEVFLNMLVKVTRQDLPLWHQILVLEILRGFCVEACTLRLLFQTFDMNPVNTNVVENIVRALALVVATIQASDSSEETLAAVAGMFSSKAKGIEWSMDNDASNAAVLVASEAHTITLALEGLLGVVFTIATLTDEALDVGELESPKCESNSVECSGQLALLCMAMVNSTWLTILDSLSLILMRSQGEAIILEILKGYQAFTQACGVLRAIEPLNSFLASLCKFTINTPNEGEKKSILQSPGSKKSETSMDQRDSIILTPKNVQALRTLFNVAHRLHNVLGPSWVLVLETLSALDRAIHSPHASTQEVSASVSRLSRDTSGQYSDFHILSSLNSQLFESSALMNIAAVKSLLSALHQLSSQHISGSSQLSGQQIGSISFSVERMASILVNNLHRVEPIWDQIAAHHLELANCSNPQLRSMALDSLDQSICSVVGSEKFQGISSAPHQFQESQMVNESETVSFEYAVLSPLVILYSSNKNVDVQMGALKILLHVLERHGEKLSYSWPSILHMLRMVTNASEKDLISLGFQSIRVIMNEGLATIPVECLDECILVTGAYGTQKTEINISLTAVGLLWTATDFVVKGLISKSVEQANHMNEEAQLGATFKETNIKQVSPKQVVDYNKLFFSVFSVLQKLGSDDRPEVRNSAVRTLFQTLSTHGQKLSKSMWEDCLWLYVFPMLEHVSHLASTSSRDEWQGKELGTRAGKAVHMLIHHSRNTAQKQWDETIVLVLGGIARLLRSFFPFLQQLSKFSSGWVLLLDFIKNSILHGSKEVALAAINCLQTFVGANCPKGNLESSYVKSVLDIYELVLQTSPNFKNDSTDKVKQEVLRGLGDLYVQAQSLFNDEMYLRLMAIMHLMIKATMTPTDYDSELGSIPAVQRGILEIIPMLRPTAILSSMWTPLLLELLCYLNGQEGPLQKNNRQIHDQNSGVPVDGAKRTLVERSRLNGSGTKLDSAVSCGWGILFVEKLVPIIVNLFLEAPPSERFSASPEVIHGLGRCMNTRRDNPRGTLWRISAECFNRVVTGEVRQDNADCKSDVNSYRLSRARFWKEVADVYETFLVGSCGRVLSSDVPSADSNTADETLEMSVLTVFGDDILKLQKDAPVEVLQRLVNCLDRCASRTGSLPVQTVGLLPLHCSRFSLSCLQMMFSLCSCIAKASSCAAASEASKVSIPILMKRCEVILGQFLADENDLGEHPLPSVRVKETICVLQELARLIIDINTANALNIPTYLKEALGKKKSHRRAHLLSLLPTFSELVVSREARVRELVQVLLRLISSELGLQRLT